From the Choloepus didactylus isolate mChoDid1 chromosome 20, mChoDid1.pri, whole genome shotgun sequence genome, one window contains:
- the LOC119516743 gene encoding proliferation-associated protein 2G4-like, with the protein MSGEDEQQEQTIAEDLVVTKYKMGGDIANRVLRSLVEASSSGVSVLSLCEKGDAMIMEETGKIFKKEKEMKKGIAFPTSISVNNCVCHFSPLKSDQDYILKEGDLVKIDLGVHVDGFIANVAHTFVVDAAKGTPVTGRKADVIKAAHLCAEAALRLVKPGNQNTQVTEAWNKVAHSFNCTPIEGMLSHQLKQHVIDGEKTIIQNPTDQQKKDHEKAEFEVHEVYAVDVLVSSGEGKAKDAGQRTTIYKRDPSKQYGLKMKTSRAFFSEVERRFDAMPFTLRAFEDEKKARMGVVECAKHELLQPFNVLYEKEGEFVAQFKFTVLLMPNGPMRITSGPFEPDLYKSEMEVQDAELKALLQSSASRKTQKKKKKRRPPRLQRMPPVGKH; encoded by the coding sequence atGTCGGGCGAGGACGAGCAGCAAGAGCAAACTATCGCCGAGGACCTGGTCGTGACCAAGTATAAGATGGGGGGCGACATCGCCAACCGGGTACTTCGGTCTTTGGTGGAAGCATCCAGCTCAGGTGTGTCGGTACTAAGCCTGTGTGAGAAAGGTGATGCCATGATTATGGAAGAAACAGGGAAAATcttcaagaaagaaaaggaaatgaagaaaggtATTGCCTTTCCCACCAGCATTTCAGTAAATAACTGTGTATGTCACTTCTCCCCTTTGAAGAGCGACCAAGACTATATTCTTAAGGAAGGTGACTTGGTAAAAATTGACCTTGGGGTCCATGTGGATGGTTTCATCGCTAATGTGGCTCACACTTTTGTGGTTGACGCAGCTAAGGGGACCCCAGTAACAGGGCGGAAAGCAGATGTCATTAAGGCAGCTCACCTTTGTGCTGAGGCTGCCTTACGCCTGGTCAAACCTGGAAACCAAAACACACAAGTGACAGAAGCCTGGAACAAAGTTGCCCATTCATTTAATTGCACGCCAATAGAAGGTATGCTGTCACACCAACTGAAGCAGCATGTCATTGATGGAGAGAAAACCATTATCCAGAACCCCACAGATCAGCAGAAGAAGGATCATGAAAAGGCTGAATTTGAGGTACATGAAGTATATGCTGTGGATGTACTTGTCAGCTCAGGAGAGGGCAAGGCTAAGGATGCAGGACAGAGAACTACCATTTACAAACGAGACCCCTCTAAACAATATGGCCTGAAAATGAAAACTTCACGTGCCTTCTTCAGTGAGGTGGAAAGACGTTTCGATGCCATGCCATTTACTTTAAGAGCATTTGAAGATGAGAAGAAGGCCCGGATGGGGGTGGTAGAGTGCGCCAAACATGAACTGCTACAACCATTTAATGTTCTCTATGAGAAGGAGGGTGAATTTGTTGCCCAgtttaaatttacagttctgctCATGCCCAATGGTCCCATGCGGATAACCAGTGGTCCCTTCGAGCCTGACCTCTACAAGTCTGAAATGGAGGTCCAGGATGCAGAGCTAAAggccctcctccagagttctgcaAGTCGGAaaacccagaaaaagaaaaaaaaaagaaggcctCCAAGACTGCAGAGAATGCCACCAGTGGGGAAACACTAG